In the genome of Sebastes umbrosus isolate fSebUmb1 chromosome 14, fSebUmb1.pri, whole genome shotgun sequence, one region contains:
- the rundc3aa gene encoding RUN domain-containing protein 3A isoform X1 yields MESGCMHTAMAMGLTSKKASARSVGVERKNLITVCRFSVKTLLEKYTAEPIDDSSEEFINFAAILEHILSHRFKGNTAGSGSWFSSDGQRSFWEYIRLACSKVQNNCIASIENIENISTSRAKGRAWIRVALMEKRLSEYVSTALRDTRTTRRFYDDGAIMLREEAQVLTGMLIGLSAIDFSFCLKGETLDGKSSAVIDFTPYLKFTQSYDYLSDEDDRRSVDSSNSEESVPEHPYIPLVTDEESWSNKCRKMEQRFKIVYAQKGYLEELVRLRESQLKNVETENKRLRSKVEELTVQSQQEKKELEAVVLELQAQLSALMPCDSSHLAKDLSIPLVNQWSTITNNLGDVKLFRRRSFHSLEQLSADVSLNSDSQRADGRQNGDAAWTSGGKDTTPSMLGLCGSLASLPSSRSLASLKSSECLVNISTDPSPALTPS; encoded by the exons ATTCTCTGTAAAGACTCTCCTAGAAAAGTACACAGCAGAGCCCATAGATGACTCATCCGAGGAGTTTATTAACTTTGCCGCGATTTTGGAGCACATCCTCAGCCACCGCTTCAAAGGTAACACTGCAG GTTCAGGAAGCTGGTTCAGCTCAGATGGACAGCGCAGTTTCTGGGAATACATCCGGCTGGCGTGCAGCAAGGTGCAGAACAACTGCATTGCCAGCATCGAAAACATAGAGAACATCAGCACATCACGAGCAAAG GGACGCGCATGGATTCGAGTGGCGCTGATGGAGAaacgtctgtctgaatatgtgTCCACTGCTCTGAGGGACACAAGAACAACCAG GAGGTTCTATGATGATGGAGCCATTATGCTGAGAGAGGAAGCTCAAGTCCTGACTGGCATGCTGATTGGACTGAGTGCCATTGACTTCAG TTTTTGCTTGAAGGGGGAAACTCTGGATGGGAAATCCTCCGCTGTGATTGACTTCACGCCCTACCTGAAGTTCACTCAGAG CTACGACTACCTGAGTGACGAGGATGACCGTCGCAGCGTGGACAGCAGTAACAGCGAGGAGAGTGTCCCCGAGCATCCCTACATCCCTCTGGTGACCGACGAGGAGAGCTGGAGCAACAAGTGTCGCAAGATGGAGCAGAGGTTTAAGATCGTCTACGCCCAGAAG GGTTACCTGGAGGAGCTGGTGCGCCTGCGGGAATCCCAGCTGAAGAACGTGGAGACGGAGAACAAGCGCCTGAGATCCAAGGTGGAGGAGCTGACAGTCCAGAGCCAGCAGGAGAAGAAGGAGCTAGAGGCCGTCGTGCTGGAGCTGCAGGCACAACT CTCTGCCCTCATGCCGTGTGATTCCTCCCATCTGGCTAAAGATCTCTCCATCCCGCTGGTCAACCAGTGGTCCACCATCACAAACAACCTGGGTGATGTCAAACTTTTCCGCAG GAGGAGTTTCCACAGTTTGGAGCAACTTTCTGCTGATGTCAGTCTGAACTCTGACTCCCAGAGGGCTGATGGGAGACAGAACGGAGACGCTGCCTGGACTTCAGGAG GAAAAGACACCACTCCCTCCATGCTGGGTCTGTGTGGCTCTCTGGCCTCTTTACCGAGCTCCAGGTCGCTGGCCAGCCTCAAGTCCAGCGAGTGTTTGGTCAACATCAGCACTGACCCCAGCCCTGCGCTCACTCCCAGCTAA
- the rundc3aa gene encoding RUN domain-containing protein 3A isoform X2, producing the protein MESGCMHTAMAMGLTSKKASARSVGVERKNLITVCRFSVKTLLEKYTAEPIDDSSEEFINFAAILEHILSHRFKGSGSWFSSDGQRSFWEYIRLACSKVQNNCIASIENIENISTSRAKGRAWIRVALMEKRLSEYVSTALRDTRTTRRFYDDGAIMLREEAQVLTGMLIGLSAIDFSFCLKGETLDGKSSAVIDFTPYLKFTQSYDYLSDEDDRRSVDSSNSEESVPEHPYIPLVTDEESWSNKCRKMEQRFKIVYAQKGYLEELVRLRESQLKNVETENKRLRSKVEELTVQSQQEKKELEAVVLELQAQLSALMPCDSSHLAKDLSIPLVNQWSTITNNLGDVKLFRRRSFHSLEQLSADVSLNSDSQRADGRQNGDAAWTSGGKDTTPSMLGLCGSLASLPSSRSLASLKSSECLVNISTDPSPALTPS; encoded by the exons ATTCTCTGTAAAGACTCTCCTAGAAAAGTACACAGCAGAGCCCATAGATGACTCATCCGAGGAGTTTATTAACTTTGCCGCGATTTTGGAGCACATCCTCAGCCACCGCTTCAAAG GTTCAGGAAGCTGGTTCAGCTCAGATGGACAGCGCAGTTTCTGGGAATACATCCGGCTGGCGTGCAGCAAGGTGCAGAACAACTGCATTGCCAGCATCGAAAACATAGAGAACATCAGCACATCACGAGCAAAG GGACGCGCATGGATTCGAGTGGCGCTGATGGAGAaacgtctgtctgaatatgtgTCCACTGCTCTGAGGGACACAAGAACAACCAG GAGGTTCTATGATGATGGAGCCATTATGCTGAGAGAGGAAGCTCAAGTCCTGACTGGCATGCTGATTGGACTGAGTGCCATTGACTTCAG TTTTTGCTTGAAGGGGGAAACTCTGGATGGGAAATCCTCCGCTGTGATTGACTTCACGCCCTACCTGAAGTTCACTCAGAG CTACGACTACCTGAGTGACGAGGATGACCGTCGCAGCGTGGACAGCAGTAACAGCGAGGAGAGTGTCCCCGAGCATCCCTACATCCCTCTGGTGACCGACGAGGAGAGCTGGAGCAACAAGTGTCGCAAGATGGAGCAGAGGTTTAAGATCGTCTACGCCCAGAAG GGTTACCTGGAGGAGCTGGTGCGCCTGCGGGAATCCCAGCTGAAGAACGTGGAGACGGAGAACAAGCGCCTGAGATCCAAGGTGGAGGAGCTGACAGTCCAGAGCCAGCAGGAGAAGAAGGAGCTAGAGGCCGTCGTGCTGGAGCTGCAGGCACAACT CTCTGCCCTCATGCCGTGTGATTCCTCCCATCTGGCTAAAGATCTCTCCATCCCGCTGGTCAACCAGTGGTCCACCATCACAAACAACCTGGGTGATGTCAAACTTTTCCGCAG GAGGAGTTTCCACAGTTTGGAGCAACTTTCTGCTGATGTCAGTCTGAACTCTGACTCCCAGAGGGCTGATGGGAGACAGAACGGAGACGCTGCCTGGACTTCAGGAG GAAAAGACACCACTCCCTCCATGCTGGGTCTGTGTGGCTCTCTGGCCTCTTTACCGAGCTCCAGGTCGCTGGCCAGCCTCAAGTCCAGCGAGTGTTTGGTCAACATCAGCACTGACCCCAGCCCTGCGCTCACTCCCAGCTAA